One part of the Bacillota bacterium genome encodes these proteins:
- a CDS encoding restriction endonuclease — translation MTMLEPSKVKSTEEQYQEDLKLERTDVGYVLYYDDEVKRYVNATMELFGNSAAIKTYTRTGELWKGSRTTTVLSSNERPMMYQLLSVEDGLSIIAMGHMVKVDAEAYLKIRTHYQLLNSRLEPMYKQEREIVLGLVDELLNDDTLVVMLNSFIKEMPGDLFADPRVITQVEAFLAYAYQWPPGESLFWSDELQRATYAKVNRRVVGDKVMQSMVFDNEELVRAYFRDGLDLVSEIIREQRDLDKKQTMHALYHAINRLNRDTLATAWSNEYGSHLDCNEVKGLDQAVEVYLSIDTINHGLIQYAGPFICYLMENKVFSENANYLSCFNEFYKVYQVALKRQKSKTLKSRLAQKTTIKKRVILIHDVDLMNGFEFERCIVALFSCMGYDAALTKQGADQGIDLIAERDGLRIGIQAKCYVGTVGNSAVQEAAAGIRYYNLDKAIVITNSFFSESAASLARANNVILWDRTILSEKLLATLVEGT, via the coding sequence ATGACAATGCTGGAACCGTCAAAAGTAAAGTCAACCGAGGAGCAGTATCAAGAAGACCTGAAGCTAGAACGAACTGATGTTGGCTACGTACTATACTACGACGACGAAGTGAAGCGCTATGTGAATGCCACCATGGAGTTGTTTGGAAACAGTGCCGCAATCAAAACTTACACACGTACAGGCGAACTTTGGAAGGGATCACGAACGACTACGGTTCTAAGTTCTAATGAACGACCCATGATGTATCAGCTGCTCTCTGTCGAAGATGGTCTTAGCATAATTGCCATGGGACACATGGTAAAGGTAGACGCTGAAGCATATCTAAAGATTAGAACACACTACCAACTTTTAAATTCACGACTGGAACCAATGTACAAACAAGAGCGCGAAATAGTCTTAGGACTTGTTGATGAACTGCTTAACGATGATACTTTAGTGGTCATGCTAAATAGTTTCATCAAGGAGATGCCTGGGGACCTGTTTGCTGATCCTCGAGTGATTACACAGGTCGAAGCCTTCCTAGCTTACGCATACCAGTGGCCTCCTGGAGAGTCTCTCTTTTGGTCCGACGAACTACAGCGGGCAACGTATGCGAAAGTCAACCGCCGCGTGGTCGGGGACAAGGTTATGCAATCAATGGTGTTTGATAATGAAGAATTGGTCCGAGCTTATTTCCGAGACGGACTCGATCTGGTATCGGAAATAATCCGTGAACAAAGAGACCTTGATAAGAAACAGACTATGCACGCACTATACCATGCGATTAACAGGCTAAACCGTGATACGCTTGCTACAGCATGGTCTAACGAATACGGTAGTCACCTTGACTGTAACGAGGTTAAAGGTTTGGATCAGGCAGTAGAGGTATACCTGTCTATTGATACGATTAACCACGGTCTTATTCAATATGCGGGACCGTTTATTTGCTACCTCATGGAGAACAAGGTCTTCTCCGAAAACGCAAATTATCTGTCCTGTTTTAACGAGTTTTATAAGGTCTATCAGGTAGCACTAAAAAGACAAAAGTCGAAAACACTCAAAAGTCGTTTGGCTCAAAAGACCACCATTAAGAAAAGGGTGATATTGATTCACGATGTTGACCTAATGAACGGCTTTGAATTTGAGCGCTGTATTGTGGCTTTGTTTTCGTGTATGGGGTATGATGCAGCATTAACGAAGCAAGGGGCGGATCAAGGGATTGACTTGATTGCCGAACGAGATGGTCTTCGCATTGGCATCCAAGCAAAGTGTTACGTGGGAACCGTAGGGAACTCAGCCGTCCAGGAAGCTGCTGCTGGTATCAGATACTATAACCTGGATAAGGCGATCGTGATAACTAATAGCTTCTTCTCTGAATCAGCAGCTTCATTAGCCAGGGCGAACAACGTTATCCTATGGGATAGGACGATTCTGAGTGAGAAGCTGCTGGCTACATTAGTTGAGGGTACGTAA
- the tadA gene encoding tRNA adenosine(34) deaminase TadA: protein MNHEYFMREALVEARLAYELGETPVGAVVVRHNLVIARGHNFRENGLDPTAHAEVLALRHASQVLGGWRLLDCTLYVTLEPCLMCAGAMVLARLPHLVFGAHDPKAGVVGSVMNVLRDNKFNHQVAVVDGVLAEECGSLLKDFFSNLRQRK, encoded by the coding sequence ATGAATCACGAGTATTTTATGCGGGAGGCTCTCGTCGAAGCTCGGCTAGCCTATGAGCTCGGAGAGACACCGGTGGGTGCAGTGGTGGTTCGCCATAACCTGGTCATTGCTCGTGGACACAATTTTCGCGAAAACGGCCTCGACCCCACGGCCCACGCCGAAGTGCTGGCCCTGCGGCATGCCAGTCAGGTCTTGGGAGGATGGCGGCTTTTAGACTGCACACTCTACGTCACTCTTGAGCCTTGCCTCATGTGTGCGGGTGCCATGGTGCTGGCGAGATTGCCTCACTTAGTCTTTGGTGCCCACGACCCCAAGGCAGGAGTTGTCGGCTCCGTTATGAATGTCCTCCGCGACAACAAGTTCAATCACCAAGTAGCGGTGGTCGACGGCGTGCTAGCGGAAGAGTGTGGTTCTCTACTAAAAGATTTTTTCTCTAATTTACGGCAACGTAAGTAA
- the serS gene encoding serine--tRNA ligase, with translation MFEAKFVRNNLEAVRAGVAAKGETVALEDFLVLDEKRRQKVTAVEQHKAHRNVVTENIASLRKQGSPTLDLQEDMKALGQNIKELDLEIKQIEERLEHILLRIPNLPDPEVPVGPDESHNRVFSVHHTPKQFSFAAAAHWDIGVALDILDFERAGKIAGARFALYRGQGARLVRSLINFMLNLHTAEHGYTEVLPPLLVTYDNMVGTGQFPKFVDDAFKVSDRELYLNPTAEVPVTNMHRMEVLDGAQLPLYYTAYCPSFRAEAGAAGRDTRGLIRMHQFNKVELVKFVRPENSPAELETLLRDACTVLERLEIPYRVLEMCTGDLGFAAAKKYDIELWMPSYNRYVEISSCSNFRDFQAKRANIKFRASAGVKAEYVHTLNGSGLAIDRLVAAILENYQEEDGSVRIPLALQPYMGAEKITKNCQ, from the coding sequence ATGTTTGAAGCGAAATTTGTGCGTAACAACTTAGAAGCTGTGCGTGCTGGTGTCGCGGCCAAGGGCGAGACGGTGGCCTTAGAGGACTTTTTAGTGCTTGACGAAAAGCGCCGCCAGAAAGTGACCGCGGTTGAACAGCACAAAGCTCATCGCAATGTGGTCACCGAAAACATAGCCAGTCTGCGGAAGCAGGGCTCGCCAACCTTAGACCTGCAAGAGGACATGAAGGCGCTCGGGCAAAACATCAAGGAGCTCGACCTAGAAATAAAGCAGATCGAGGAGAGGCTCGAGCATATCTTGCTACGCATTCCTAACCTGCCTGATCCCGAGGTGCCGGTGGGGCCCGATGAAAGCCACAACAGGGTGTTCTCCGTGCATCACACGCCCAAGCAATTTTCTTTTGCGGCAGCGGCGCACTGGGACATCGGCGTGGCACTCGACATCTTAGACTTTGAGCGAGCCGGCAAAATTGCCGGGGCACGTTTTGCCCTTTATCGCGGCCAGGGCGCCAGGTTGGTGCGCTCCCTCATCAATTTCATGTTGAATTTGCATACTGCCGAGCATGGCTATACAGAAGTGCTGCCGCCCCTTCTGGTCACTTATGATAACATGGTTGGCACAGGGCAGTTTCCTAAGTTTGTGGACGATGCCTTCAAGGTTTCGGACCGAGAGCTCTATTTAAATCCTACGGCCGAAGTCCCGGTTACGAATATGCACCGCATGGAAGTGCTCGACGGCGCACAACTACCCCTGTACTACACCGCCTACTGCCCGTCCTTTAGGGCAGAAGCCGGAGCAGCAGGCCGAGACACGCGTGGCTTAATTCGCATGCACCAGTTTAACAAAGTGGAACTCGTTAAGTTTGTACGCCCCGAAAACTCACCAGCTGAACTTGAAACCCTGCTAAGGGACGCCTGCACAGTGCTTGAACGTCTAGAGATCCCCTATCGCGTCTTAGAAATGTGCACGGGTGACCTTGGTTTTGCCGCCGCCAAAAAGTATGACATTGAGCTATGGATGCCAAGCTACAACAGGTATGTAGAGATTTCGAGCTGCTCAAATTTCCGTGATTTCCAAGCCAAAAGGGCTAATATCAAGTTTCGCGCGAGCGCAGGTGTCAAGGCAGAGTACGTGCACACCCTCAATGGTTCAGGGCTAGCCATAGATCGCCTAGTCGCGGCCATTCTAGAAAATTACCAAGAAGAAGATGGCTCTGTTCGTATTCCGCTGGCACTGCAGCCCTACATGGGCGCGGAGAAAATCACCAAAAATTGCCAGTAA
- a CDS encoding pyridoxal phosphate-dependent aminotransferase, which produces MKKLSDRALNITPSITLSIDAMAKQMVAKGIKVINFGVGEPDFDTPQNIALAGISAINKGETRYTPAAGTESLRQAICEKLEQDNGLSYLPSQIVVSNGAKHSLYNALLALCDPGDEVIIPTPYWVSYAEMVKMVGAVPVFVHTREEEDFKVRIEELRAALTPRTKALILNSPSNPTGMVYSRDELAPIAALAIENSLYVIADEIYEKLVYDEVAHTSIASLGDEIKNLTIVINGMSKAYAMTGWRIGYTASNAALAKAMGSLQSHATSNPNSIAQYASIEALRGSQTTVTGMVKEFAARRLSMVELINDIPALSCRLPKGAFYVMANVSQLLGRTIGGEVIADDVVLSRMLLEKAHVAVVPGSGFGAGQFLRLSYATSMDNIEEGLRRIRTLLQ; this is translated from the coding sequence ATGAAAAAGCTCTCTGACCGCGCTCTCAACATCACACCCTCTATCACTTTGAGCATTGACGCTATGGCCAAGCAAATGGTGGCCAAGGGCATCAAAGTCATTAACTTCGGCGTAGGTGAGCCCGACTTTGACACCCCGCAGAATATTGCCTTAGCCGGCATCTCCGCCATCAACAAAGGGGAGACACGCTACACCCCGGCCGCGGGCACAGAAAGCCTGCGCCAGGCCATCTGTGAAAAGCTCGAGCAAGATAATGGCCTCTCCTACCTGCCGTCGCAAATTGTCGTCTCTAACGGCGCTAAGCACTCTTTATACAATGCCTTGCTGGCCCTCTGTGACCCGGGCGACGAAGTCATTATTCCCACCCCCTACTGGGTGAGCTATGCCGAGATGGTCAAGATGGTCGGGGCGGTCCCCGTCTTTGTGCACACTCGCGAGGAAGAAGACTTCAAGGTGCGTATCGAAGAATTACGCGCTGCCCTTACCCCAAGGACTAAGGCACTCATTCTCAATAGCCCGAGTAACCCCACAGGCATGGTCTATAGCCGCGACGAGCTCGCGCCTATTGCGGCCCTCGCCATCGAAAACTCTCTCTATGTCATTGCCGACGAGATCTACGAGAAGCTCGTCTACGACGAGGTAGCTCATACCAGCATCGCTTCCTTGGGCGATGAGATTAAGAACTTAACTATTGTCATCAACGGCATGTCGAAGGCCTATGCCATGACCGGCTGGCGCATTGGCTACACAGCGAGCAATGCTGCTTTAGCTAAGGCCATGGGCAGCCTGCAGAGCCATGCCACCTCGAACCCAAATTCAATTGCCCAGTATGCCAGTATCGAAGCCTTGCGGGGTTCACAAACGACAGTTACAGGCATGGTCAAAGAGTTTGCCGCGCGGCGCCTCTCTATGGTTGAACTTATCAACGACATTCCGGCGCTTTCCTGCCGCTTGCCAAAAGGCGCCTTCTACGTCATGGCCAATGTAAGTCAGCTCCTTGGCCGCACTATAGGCGGCGAAGTAATTGCTGACGACGTCGTCTTGTCCCGCATGCTCCTAGAAAAGGCCCATGTAGCCGTGGTACCAGGCTCAGGCTTTGGGGCGGGACAATTTTTACGGCTCTCCTATGCCACCTCGATGGATAATATTGAGGAGGGGCTACGCCGCATCAGGACCCTACTGCAGTAA
- a CDS encoding sigma-70 family RNA polymerase sigma factor, which yields MSELLELLRKGDRAAFEEVVKTYLALVKKRATRLTSSWQEADDLVQESLLRAWLKVKDFRGESSFGTWLLRIMENHHIDMLRKKRRSPQVSLQTLEGHELQGLKPLARLDLSGLEKKWENEEIRRCLEAAFSKLPAVYSKLIVQKDVKNMTYEEMAAQLACSVESVRCKLYRARKQLRVELSRLLGQCGIMLG from the coding sequence TTGTCCGAATTACTGGAGCTTCTGCGCAAAGGCGATAGGGCGGCCTTTGAAGAGGTAGTAAAAACCTACTTGGCCTTGGTGAAAAAGCGAGCGACTAGGTTGACCTCATCTTGGCAGGAAGCAGATGACTTGGTGCAAGAGTCCCTGCTTAGGGCCTGGCTTAAGGTGAAAGATTTTCGCGGGGAATCTTCTTTTGGCACCTGGCTGCTTCGTATCATGGAAAACCATCACATTGATATGTTGCGCAAAAAGCGCCGCTCGCCACAAGTCTCCCTGCAAACATTAGAGGGGCACGAATTACAGGGCCTCAAGCCTTTAGCGCGTTTAGATTTATCCGGTCTCGAAAAGAAATGGGAAAACGAAGAAATTCGCCGCTGCTTAGAGGCTGCCTTTAGTAAGCTTCCCGCAGTATATAGCAAGCTGATCGTGCAGAAGGACGTAAAAAACATGACCTATGAAGAAATGGCGGCGCAACTGGCGTGTTCAGTCGAATCAGTGCGCTGCAAGCTGTATCGCGCCCGCAAGCAACTACGGGTAGAGCTATCTAGATTGCTCGGCCAGTGTGGCATTATGCTTGGCTAG
- a CDS encoding RNA-binding transcriptional accessory protein — translation MELYLRVAREQGVTCGQVESVDKLLQEGNTIPFIARYRKEVTGELDEVKLRALEERLAYLKQLGERKAELVRLIGEQGKLTPEIEALLAGAQTLQQAEDVYLPFRPKRRTRATMAKEKGLQPLADYLLAHPSHTETQVLGEAAKFCTLENGITEATMALAMAKDIIAEQMSESYQVREAMRHFLRGEGSIKTSAKNHEDATYAMYFDFAEPLRRLPPHRILAINRGESEEALAVELVYDEAKALRLARQQFVGSDLGEQAVVSSAISDGCKRLLWPSLEREVRAELTESAEAQAISVFGQNLKQLLLQSPVKGKTLLAIDPAYRTGCKLAVLDPTGRVLETGVAYFTLPHNDKLAAKKALLKLISEHAVSAVAIGNGTGSRESEEFIAHLLQENNLSLPYTIVSEAGASVYSASPLAVEELPELDVTLRGAVSIGRRVLDPLAELVKIDPKAIGVGQYQHDVNQKALASKLEGIVTDCVNSVGVDLNTSSPALLRHVAGITPTIAKNVVAYRDAHGVFKSRAQLKKVARLGPAAFLQCAGFLRIAQAENVLDSTPVHPESYELAERFLQYVQATTEDIAQGRVKLSGEKLAKAAQELGAGLPTLRDIYAALEKPGRDPREDVAGPVFRSDVLQMEDLEPGMMLSGVVRNVIDFGAFVDIGVKQDGLIHISELSDSFVKHPSHVLAVGQVVEVRVLGIDAKRQRISLSRKGLQ, via the coding sequence ATGGAGCTATACCTAAGAGTGGCGAGGGAGCAAGGTGTAACCTGCGGGCAGGTAGAGAGTGTAGATAAACTGCTACAAGAAGGGAACACCATTCCCTTTATCGCGCGTTACCGCAAAGAAGTAACAGGTGAATTAGATGAAGTAAAACTTAGAGCCTTAGAGGAGCGGTTAGCATATCTCAAGCAGCTCGGCGAGCGCAAAGCTGAGCTTGTGCGCTTAATAGGCGAGCAGGGCAAGTTAACACCAGAAATCGAGGCCCTCTTGGCAGGCGCACAAACGCTGCAGCAGGCAGAAGATGTCTACCTGCCTTTTCGTCCTAAGCGGCGCACGCGGGCCACGATGGCTAAAGAAAAGGGCTTGCAGCCCCTGGCAGACTACCTTTTGGCCCACCCTAGTCACACTGAAACGCAAGTGCTCGGCGAGGCTGCCAAATTTTGCACCCTAGAAAACGGTATCACGGAGGCCACCATGGCTTTGGCGATGGCTAAAGACATCATAGCAGAGCAAATGAGCGAGTCATACCAGGTGCGCGAAGCTATGCGGCATTTCTTGCGCGGTGAGGGCAGTATTAAGACAAGTGCCAAGAACCACGAGGACGCCACCTACGCGATGTACTTCGACTTTGCAGAGCCCTTGCGGCGCCTGCCGCCACATCGTATCTTGGCGATTAATCGGGGCGAGAGCGAAGAGGCGCTGGCGGTGGAGTTAGTCTACGATGAAGCTAAAGCCCTGCGCCTCGCGAGGCAACAGTTTGTAGGCAGCGACTTAGGCGAGCAGGCTGTTGTCAGTAGCGCCATTAGTGACGGTTGTAAACGTTTGCTGTGGCCATCGCTCGAGCGGGAAGTACGCGCCGAGCTGACTGAGTCCGCGGAGGCACAGGCAATTAGCGTTTTCGGGCAGAATCTTAAGCAACTCTTGTTGCAGTCTCCCGTCAAGGGCAAGACCCTTCTCGCCATAGACCCAGCCTATCGTACTGGTTGTAAGCTGGCCGTTCTCGACCCTACAGGCAGGGTGCTAGAAACAGGGGTGGCCTACTTTACCCTGCCCCACAATGACAAACTAGCCGCCAAAAAGGCTCTGCTCAAGCTGATTTCCGAGCATGCGGTCAGTGCGGTGGCCATTGGCAATGGTACGGGATCAAGAGAGAGCGAAGAATTTATCGCCCATCTTTTGCAGGAGAACAACCTCAGCCTTCCCTACACCATAGTCAGCGAGGCAGGAGCCTCGGTCTACTCAGCCTCACCGTTGGCGGTCGAAGAGCTGCCGGAGCTTGACGTTACTTTGCGGGGCGCCGTCTCCATTGGGCGCCGCGTGCTTGATCCTTTGGCGGAGTTAGTTAAGATCGACCCTAAGGCCATCGGTGTGGGTCAGTACCAACATGACGTCAATCAAAAGGCCCTAGCCAGTAAGCTCGAAGGCATCGTCACGGACTGTGTTAATTCCGTCGGTGTTGACCTTAACACTTCTTCGCCCGCGCTGTTACGCCATGTGGCGGGCATAACCCCAACTATTGCTAAGAACGTGGTCGCCTATCGCGACGCCCATGGCGTCTTTAAAAGCCGTGCACAGCTTAAGAAAGTTGCGCGGCTTGGCCCTGCTGCCTTTTTACAGTGCGCGGGTTTTCTACGCATCGCACAGGCTGAGAATGTGCTTGACTCTACCCCTGTACACCCAGAGTCGTACGAGCTCGCGGAGCGCTTCTTGCAGTACGTGCAGGCCACAACAGAGGACATAGCGCAGGGTCGCGTTAAGCTCTCCGGAGAAAAGCTCGCCAAGGCGGCGCAGGAGTTAGGCGCGGGCTTGCCTACCCTGCGGGATATCTACGCTGCCTTAGAGAAGCCAGGGCGCGATCCGCGCGAAGACGTTGCCGGGCCGGTTTTTCGTAGCGACGTTCTGCAAATGGAGGACCTAGAGCCAGGCATGATGCTCAGTGGCGTAGTGCGTAATGTTATAGATTTTGGGGCCTTTGTAGATATTGGCGTGAAACAAGATGGGCTAATCCACATCTCCGAACTTAGTGACAGCTTTGTTAAGCATCCCTCGCATGTTCTCGCGGTGGGGCAAGTAGTCGAAGTGCGGGTGCTAGGCATCGATGCCAAGCGGCAACGCATCAGCCTTTCGCGGAAAGGGCTGCAGTAG
- a CDS encoding sigma-70 family RNA polymerase sigma factor has protein sequence MTLVEKVARAKRGDDQAFADLVMSRQEKLYRIAYSYVDNREDALDVVSETIYQAYVSLQKLRQDEYFYTWLTRILINRAINCSKRRRTGERDSRDIPLDTAPTNRESLLDLYAAIGRLPREQKTVVILKYQSDLTLEEVADVMQVPLGTVKTYLHRALKELRLELKEDDQ, from the coding sequence GTGACTTTAGTAGAAAAAGTGGCCCGCGCCAAAAGAGGGGATGACCAGGCTTTTGCCGACTTGGTCATGTCGCGCCAAGAAAAGCTGTACCGTATTGCTTACAGCTATGTGGACAACAGAGAAGACGCGCTAGATGTAGTCAGCGAAACCATCTACCAGGCCTATGTTTCGCTGCAGAAACTGCGCCAAGACGAATACTTCTACACTTGGCTGACCAGAATCTTAATCAATCGCGCCATCAATTGCAGCAAGAGGAGGCGCACGGGCGAACGCGATAGCAGAGACATCCCTTTAGACACGGCACCGACTAATCGCGAGTCACTGCTTGATCTCTATGCTGCGATAGGCCGCCTTCCGCGGGAGCAAAAGACAGTCGTCATTTTAAAGTACCAGAGCGACCTGACCCTCGAGGAGGTGGCCGACGTAATGCAGGTCCCCCTCGGCACTGTCAAGACCTACCTGCACCGCGCCCTCAAGGAACTGCGCCTAGAACTAAAGGAGGATGACCAATGA
- a CDS encoding D-2-hydroxyacid dehydrogenase, whose protein sequence is MVKIVVKGELSSAERSDILSCCPNADIVAGSDEEISPHLPTAQVVWGSLTPGQVAVAKALQLMQVITVGVDHVLSPALLASDAKLCSTRGMHGATIAEQVFALMLGLARGLPTLLTQQQKKSWQSYRPSLLQNTTVGIVGFGTLGQAIGRRALAFDMKVIGLRQHPVPSPYATEVWGIDRLEELLPQVDHLVLAVPLTTATTNLLTRARLKMLKPTAYLYNVARGAVVDEEALAEALAHGQLAGAGLDVFVTEPLPESSPLWGLPNVIITPHTGGYLADYRRQAFAIFLENLRRLQCGLPLLNEVDKVTGY, encoded by the coding sequence TTGGTCAAAATAGTAGTAAAAGGCGAACTGTCCTCTGCCGAGCGTAGCGATATTTTGTCCTGCTGCCCGAACGCCGATATTGTCGCCGGTAGCGATGAAGAAATTTCGCCCCACTTGCCCACGGCCCAGGTAGTCTGGGGGAGTTTGACCCCGGGCCAAGTAGCTGTGGCGAAAGCACTACAGCTCATGCAGGTGATTACAGTGGGGGTAGACCATGTACTTTCACCTGCGCTCTTGGCTAGCGACGCTAAGCTCTGCAGCACGCGAGGCATGCATGGGGCCACAATTGCTGAACAGGTCTTTGCGCTCATGCTTGGTCTTGCTCGTGGCCTACCCACACTTCTTACGCAGCAACAAAAAAAGAGCTGGCAGAGCTACCGCCCCTCTCTTTTGCAAAACACTACCGTGGGCATTGTAGGCTTTGGCACCCTAGGGCAAGCCATAGGTAGACGCGCCCTAGCCTTCGACATGAAGGTCATTGGCCTAAGACAACACCCCGTGCCCTCCCCTTATGCTACCGAGGTTTGGGGCATTGACCGTCTCGAAGAGCTACTGCCACAAGTGGACCACCTAGTGCTGGCGGTACCGCTAACTACAGCCACGACGAACTTGCTCACTAGGGCGCGACTGAAGATGCTTAAACCAACTGCTTACCTCTACAATGTGGCGCGTGGGGCTGTGGTTGACGAGGAGGCCTTAGCCGAAGCTCTCGCCCATGGTCAACTGGCAGGAGCTGGGCTAGATGTTTTTGTGACCGAACCCCTGCCAGAAAGCAGCCCCTTGTGGGGTCTCCCTAATGTCATCATTACCCCCCACACTGGCGGCTACCTCGCCGACTACCGTCGCCAGGCCTTTGCAATCTTCTTAGAAAATTTGCGTCGCCTACAGTGTGGCCTACCCCTGCTAAATGAAGTGGACAAAGTAACGGGTTACTAG
- the aroC gene encoding chorismate synthase produces MIRYLTAGESHGPGLTGIIEGLPAGVYIDVAKIDAELRRRQRVPGRGGRMSIEADQVKVLSGLRGGYTLGSPLALYIENKDYANWESVMHPTEASTGAVVTTPRPGHADYPGAIKYGFTDIRNVIERASARETAMRTAQGAVARQLLSRFGVEIYSRVRCLGPLTLADEPQELEKWREAANEPYGCGDKERQQAADALIAECRQNGHSVGGIVEIVAFNLPVGWGSYVHADRRLDGRIAGDLVSIPGIKGIEFGTAFAMARQSPGSCGDVLAWDREQGIFYQGSSNAGLAGGVTTGQPLVVRCAVKATPTLTPSRTVDILTKEVAQPVAERSDTTLVPAVAVVGEAVLAMTLLVAAHSAPDRY; encoded by the coding sequence ATGATTCGGTATTTAACCGCGGGTGAGTCGCACGGGCCAGGTTTGACCGGCATTATCGAAGGCCTGCCGGCTGGAGTGTATATTGATGTGGCGAAAATAGATGCGGAGCTCAGGCGCAGACAGCGGGTGCCTGGTCGGGGCGGCCGCATGTCCATTGAAGCTGACCAAGTAAAAGTTCTCTCCGGTTTAAGGGGGGGCTACACCTTGGGCAGTCCTTTAGCGCTGTACATAGAAAACAAAGACTATGCCAATTGGGAGAGTGTCATGCACCCCACCGAGGCCTCGACAGGGGCAGTAGTTACGACGCCGCGCCCCGGCCACGCCGACTACCCAGGCGCTATTAAGTATGGCTTTACTGATATTAGGAATGTTATCGAAAGAGCGTCGGCGAGGGAGACAGCGATGCGCACGGCGCAGGGCGCGGTGGCGCGGCAACTGCTTAGTCGTTTTGGGGTAGAAATATATAGTCGGGTGCGATGTCTCGGGCCTTTGACACTGGCAGATGAGCCACAAGAGCTTGAAAAATGGCGAGAGGCGGCAAACGAACCCTATGGCTGCGGCGACAAAGAGCGGCAGCAAGCGGCCGACGCCCTCATTGCCGAATGCCGGCAAAACGGGCATAGCGTGGGGGGCATAGTGGAGATCGTGGCCTTTAATTTGCCAGTGGGCTGGGGCTCCTATGTCCATGCCGACCGTAGACTAGACGGGCGCATAGCTGGCGACCTAGTGTCTATACCTGGCATCAAAGGTATAGAATTTGGGACGGCCTTTGCGATGGCAAGGCAGAGCCCTGGCAGCTGTGGTGATGTTCTCGCTTGGGACAGAGAGCAGGGTATCTTCTATCAAGGCAGTAGTAATGCTGGGCTTGCCGGGGGGGTAACAACGGGGCAGCCTCTGGTAGTGCGCTGCGCGGTTAAGGCCACACCCACCCTCACCCCCAGTCGAACGGTAGATATCCTCACCAAGGAGGTGGCGCAGCCGGTGGCCGAGCGCAGCGATACCACCTTGGTGCCAGCCGTGGCCGTGGTGGGGGAGGCGGTACTGGCCATGACCCTCCTAGTGGCGGCGCACAGTGCGCCTGACAGGTACTAG